TCGGTGTCTCTGTTGTACTCTTTGTAGAAAAAATATTCACGTCGCCCTGTCCATCCTGTCAGGAGGAAGCAAGATGAAAAAGATCATAAAGATTGAAATCCGTCATGATGGCGAGATGTACTGCGCCAAATGCATTGATTTCGACGTCTTCAGCCAGGGCGTAAGCCTTGACGAGGTGGTAAACAATATCAAGGAAGCAATATCTCTGCACCTTGAGGATGATCCGATGGAGTTCGCGGGATATGATCGCAGCCCAGCCCTTTTTTCCATGATGGAGCTGGGGGAAGTACATGTCTGAAAAACTGCCCACGATTTCTGGCAATACACTAATTCGCTTTTTGGAATCGCTTGGGTATGTTGTTGTTCGTCAACGGGGAAGCCATGTCCGGTTGGTCAAGGAAACTGTTGCAGGAAATCATAAAATGACCGTTCCGATCCATGATCCTGTAGCAAAGGGCACGCTGGCGGACATTTTAGGCAAGGTTGCCATTTGGTGCCAAATCGACAAGCGAGAGCTCGTTAATAGATTGCGACTTTAATAGAATGTAAAGTGCGAATATGGAAAAGGGGACATCGATAATAAGAAAGTCAAGGGAGAAGACGGTTTTTCCCTTCACACTTCGCGTCAAACGCGATCTGTGAAGTTAAGCTTATCATGCCTCCGGGGAATGGAGGAGGTAGTAGACGGCCCTGCGCGAGACGCCCAGGCGCTGGGCGATTTCTGTCTTTTGAAACCCCTT
This region of Desulfonatronum thioautotrophicum genomic DNA includes:
- a CDS encoding type II toxin-antitoxin system HicB family antitoxin, which translates into the protein MKKIIKIEIRHDGEMYCAKCIDFDVFSQGVSLDEVVNNIKEAISLHLEDDPMEFAGYDRSPALFSMMELGEVHV
- a CDS encoding type II toxin-antitoxin system HicA family toxin codes for the protein MSEKLPTISGNTLIRFLESLGYVVVRQRGSHVRLVKETVAGNHKMTVPIHDPVAKGTLADILGKVAIWCQIDKRELVNRLRL
- a CDS encoding helix-turn-helix domain-containing protein → MDRSRARSAATKKKYIAQQLLAKGFQKTEIAQRLGVSRRAVYYLLHSPEA